The genomic segment TTTTTAATCGTCCGTGTCACGGGATGCTGCTTCACCCTTTACCGGTTCTGGTTTCACTTGCATAGCTTATATAGGTATAATGCATATGTATAGCCAGAGTCTTCACTGTGACACACATTCCCCTTTTTGAggggaaataaataacttttgtaattgtcaattaagatacaaatgatatgtaccactgtcgaattataaaactacaaaaatcttcgtgttttgtttttgttttgtttgtatcgaAACTTTCAGGCGGCCAGGCCACTTTGAGCTCAGATCATcggttattgataataaaattaatgaaatatattttgctgaaaaatatggtatattcgaTAAGACATATTCGAGTTTTTGACTTGAAAGTGCGCAAATTGTACATGCAAATGGAAATAAAAGCGAAGACGCATCATACAGAACAGTTGTTCAGTGCCTCAGATCCACTGAATACAAAGTCGCTCTCTGAAAAGTTCCCAACGctagattaaataaaaagatgtttcaaattcgtattctagatattgggtttgttcattcgactcttgaatgtttgcgaaatttcgctcgggttgaataaaaatgttatttgaagttttagtaaaaatctgcaattaaacaatggcgcgtgaactttttgtgtgtttccctctagctggaaacaaacttattacgaggaggaacatgcttccagtgaataaaaacggaaagaaacctaaagagaaatgatttttcttcctctgtacaattttacgacgatagaatatttgtgtaatgagaaaaactcgtaaattttctgtcaacatACCTGCGAAGACAATTCAGTCGGTTCTACTTTAACTATTAATATCTTTTTACTGTGTACATCGAAAAATACACAGTTTATCTAACATGCAAGATTAATGACTGTTGAGCAATTTGGTatgctatatgtgaatgtttttgatagaattatactataaattatcataaaagtcttcgaagaagcacataatcattttaccgagatcgcgtaatggattttacaagttatttttaagggtgtcttcgtcgaggtccgcgttcgtctgttataaataaacgaggcctggaatggcgttattttcaaatcgttattcgtagtataaacttcgtaaaggataatattttgaatcattcaaaatggcAGACGCAACAGCAGCACCAGCAGTAGCACCAGCTAAATCACCAAAGAAAAAGGcagcagccaagccaaagaagccttCCGCACATCCTAAATACAGCGAGATGATTGGAAAAGCCATCGCCGCTTTGAAAGAACGTGGAGGTTCTTCAAGGCAAGCAATTCTGAAGTACATCATGGCCAACTTCAACGTCGGAAAAGATGCCAAGTCAGTAAATGCTCATTTAAAACTTGCACTCAGAGCCGGAGTTAAGAACAACAGTTTGAAGCAGTCCAAGGGAACTGGAGCATCCGGATCTTTCAGAATTGGAGAGGCTAAAGTAGTTAAAAAGAAGCCAGCAaaggcaaagaaagcagccaaacCTAAGGCCGCCAAGCCTAAGAAGGCAAAGAGCACACCCAAGAAGAAGAAgccagcagcaaagaaaccagctggagaaaaaaaggctgccaaaccaaaggcaaaaaaaccagcagcaaagaaagcagccaagccaaagaagccagCAGCCAAGTCACCAGCAAAAAAGAAGGCAGCCAAACCAAAAGCCAAGAAGAccccaaagaagaagtaaactgTTCCAGACTTCAGTCTGCAGAGGCTATTCAGCCACCaaaagcccttttaagggctacccaatttattcaaaaagaatctacaattgttgtacattagttatcaaactaaatctagctgagccctacccttttctttacttttctctgaactttgcactggtctctgaaatattttttggggtcacattatttccattgtttgttttatttcactccttatgactatactatttctaacacctaagtatgcagctgggtttgtttttttttttggatatattttgtgtagttaggcaccattaaagttatatcagtgtattttcacgcacttatttgaactgaatataactttttctattcagttttcgttagagtgacaatctacgaaaataggaagtcatgctagggttttattgtgctcttttttttagggggaagggggtcaaaatcacacagctaaccttcaaccgaaaaatcatttttgtcattatgtgagtttttccatttctctcttcttcttcgtattcaacttgactgacattttttgttggactttttctacacgtaagcaaagtcaaaggttggctctctatttcatatcaactagtcaatggggaggtaactctaaaattaaactcagtactttttttcagtactatataaataaactgttaaaatgtacataatacaaaagatgtataacgtatcgtaaaaatcagattagtagcaaatgaatgcagtgacgtttgtctgttatttatttatttttttatttattacttgtcaaaattactacaataatattgtgtattaaaagttaaaaggaaactctaaagtatggaggtttttgttcaacctttaacagttctgcaattattttgtcattttattacctgcgatttattatgcaaatttcactattctctacctttcgaatttcatctttgttttactcgtgtataaaataaatgcacctacttgtttctatgtttctttcaaatggttgtcctgtgttttttctcttcttttttctctctgttatttagtgtgcgacgacttgactgtatctttgctatgtcattttaatctttccacagcacgcgaggtgaataaacccgaaacaatacagtgacgtcacacgtgactactgtgatgaacagaaacaaggatggatggacggacagtggtacaaaaagtaagaaaaagttatttctctgataaaaggtatcgcgtgaattgtaggttcacggtataggttttttctctcatttttgaagatcatatatacagttgtctataattgcttacatccacttcctttgaactatggtggatagttgtctcattggacgtcctaccacatctccttattttcatattgaaatgacagcaacttaacgacacacacaaacatagcctgctagtatatacgtacatgggagactgaaaaattctgtgcttattggtaaatgataaaaaaaaacattaaaactttaaggtatgctatgactaagctttaaatataaggtagatagggagtaggaaacacacatatttttttttttttatttggccttaatgaagaagaaaagcacacacacaatatattagaacttgtactaacatccattaaacgctatgctaatatatgtctttaaaagagaaccattattttattttaatttattttttcttcgtttcaatcttggtttttgattctttttacattaaatctgtttttactgttgcaatagtttacaaatatttttagtccaaatacaattcattgataatatatccccccttttttgtccggatattttttttttttttttttgaaaaaggggggggggggctggaggtTTAGTTAAATGCAGTGGGAAAATGTTTTGCCCAAAGTCCAATGGTTCACACTGATGTGTTTTTGTCCTTCTGTCTCTTTTTAATCGTCCGTGTCACGGGATGCTGCTTCACCCTTTACCGGTTCTGGTTTCACTTGCATAGCTTATATAGGTATAATGCATATGTATAGCCAGAGTCTTCACTGTGACACACATTCCCCTTTTTGAggggaaataaataacttttgtaattgtcaattaagatacaaatgatatgtaccactgtcgaattataaaactacaaaaatcttcgtgttttgtttttgttttgtttgtatcgaAACTTTCAGGCGGCCAGGCCACTTTGAGCTCAGATCATcggttattgataataaaattaatgaaatatattttgctgaaaaatatggtatattcgaTAAGACATATTCGAGTTTTTGACTTGAAAGTGCGCAAATTGTACATGCAAATGGAAATAAAAGCGAAGACGCATCATACAGAACAGTTGTTCAGTGCCTCAGATCCACTGAATACAAAGTCGCTCTCTGAAAAGTTCCCAACGctagattaaataaaaagatgtttcaaattcgtattctagatattgggtttgttcattcgactcttgaatgtttgcgaaatttcgctcgggttgaataaaaatgttatttgaagttttagtaaaaatctgcaattaaacaatggcgcgtgaactttttgtgtgtttccctctagctggaaacaaacttattacgaggaggaacatgcttccagtgaataaaaacggaaagaaacctaaagagaaatgatttttcttcctctgtacaattttacgacgatagaatatttgtgtaatgagaaaaactcgtaaattttctgtcaacatACCTGCGAAGACAATTCAGTCGGTTCTACTTTAACTATTAATATCTTTTTACTGTGTACATCGAAAAATACACAGTTTATCTAACATGCAAGATTAATGACTGTTGAGCAATTTGGTatgctatatgtgaatgtttttgatagaattatactataaattatcataaaagtcttcgaagaagcacataatcattttaccgagatcgcgtaatggattttacaagttatttttaagggtgtcttcgtcgaggtccgcgttcgtctgttataaataaacgaggcctggaatggcgttattttcaaatcgttattcgtagtataaacttcgtaaaggataatattttgaatcattcaaaatggcAGACGCAACAGCAGCACCAGCAGTAGCACCAGCTAAATCACCAAAGAAAAAGGcagcagccaagccaaagaagccttCCGCACATCCTAAATACAGCGAGATGATTGGAAAAGCCATCGCCGCTTTGAAAGAACGTGGAGGTTCTTCAAGGCAAGCAATTCTGAAGTACATCATGGCCAACTTCAACGTCGGAAAAGATGCCAAGTCAGTAAATGCTCATTTAAAACTTGCACTCAGAGCCGGAGTTAAGAACAACAGTTTGAAGCAGTCCAAGGGAACTGGAGCATCCGGATCTTTCAGAATTGGAGAGGCTAAAGTAGTTAAAAAGAAGCCAGCAaaggcaaagaaagcagccaaacCTAAGGCCGCCAAGCCTAAGAAGGCAAAGAGCACACCCAAGAAGAAGAAgccagcagcaaagaaaccagctggagaaaaaaaggctgccaaaccaaaggcaaaaaaaccagcagcaaagaaagcagccaagccaaagaagccagCAGCCAAGTCACCAGCAAAAAAGAAGGCAGCCAAACCAAAAGCCAAGAAGAccccaaagaagaagtaaactgTTCCAGACTTCAGTCTGCAGAGGCTATTCAGCCACCaaaagcccttttaagggctacccaatttattcaaaaagaatctacaattgttgtacattagttatcaaactaaatctagctgagccctacccttttctttacttttctctgaactttgcactggtctctgaaatattttttggggtcacattatttccattgtttgttttatttcactccttatgactatactatttctaacacctaagtatgcagctgggtttgtttttttttttggatatattttgtgtagttaggcaccattaaagttatatcagtgtattttcacgcacttatttgaactgaatataactttttctattcagttttcgttagagtgacaatctacgaaaataggaagtcatgctagggttttattgtgctcttttttttagggggaagggggtcaaaatcacacagctaaccttcaaccgaaaaatcatttttgtcattatgtgagtttttccatttctctcttcttcttcgtattcaacttgactgacattttttgttggactttttctacacgtaagcaaagtcaaaggttggctctctatttcatatcaactagtcaatggggaggtaactctaaaattaaactcagtactttttttcagtactatataaataaactgttaaaatgtacataatacaaaagatgtataacgtatcgtaaaaatcagattagtagcaaatgaatgcagtgacgtttgtctgttatttatttatttttttatttattacttgtcaaaattactacaataatattgtgtattaaaagttaaaaggaaactctaaagtatggaggtttttgttcaacctttaacagttctgcaattattttgtcattttattacctgcgatttattatgcaaatttcactattctctacctttcgaatttcatctttgttttactcgtgtataaaataaatgcacctacttgtttctatgtttctttcaaatggttgtcctgtgttttttctcttcttttttctctctgttatttagtgtgcgacgacttgactgtatctttgctatgtcattttaatctttccacagcacgcgaggtgaataaacccgaaacaatacagtgacgt from the Mytilus edulis unplaced genomic scaffold, xbMytEdul2.2 SCAFFOLD_2125, whole genome shotgun sequence genome contains:
- the LOC139507562 gene encoding histone H1-delta-like, whose amino-acid sequence is MADATAAPAVAPAKSPKKKAAAKPKKPSAHPKYSEMIGKAIAALKERGGSSRQAILKYIMANFNVGKDAKSVNAHLKLALRAGVKNNSLKQSKGTGASGSFRIGEAKVVKKKPAKAKKAAKPKAAKPKKAKSTPKKKKPAAKKPAGEKKAAKPKAKKPAAKKAAKPKKPAAKSPAKKKAAKPKAKKTPKKK